In one Salipiger abyssi genomic region, the following are encoded:
- a CDS encoding succinate dehydrogenase iron-sulfur subunit, with the protein MVQFTLPKNSKIRTGKTWPKPEGATNVRAFKIYRWNPDTGENPRVDTYYLDMDKCGPMVLDALIKIKNEVDPTLTFRRSCREGICGSCAMNIDGINTLACIYGLDEIKGDVKIYPLPHMPVVKDLIPDLTHFYAQHASIMPWLETKTNRPEKEWKQSIEDRKKLDGLYECVMCASCSTACPSYWWNSDRYLGPAALLHAYRWIIDSRDEATGERLDGLEDPFKLYRCHTIMNCTKTCPKGLNPAKAIAEIKKMMLNRVV; encoded by the coding sequence AGGGCGCGACCAATGTCCGGGCGTTCAAGATCTATCGCTGGAATCCCGATACCGGTGAAAACCCGCGCGTCGATACCTACTATCTCGACATGGACAAGTGCGGGCCGATGGTTCTGGACGCGCTGATCAAGATCAAGAACGAGGTCGACCCGACCCTGACCTTCCGCCGCTCCTGCCGCGAAGGCATCTGCGGCTCCTGCGCGATGAATATCGACGGGATCAACACGCTTGCCTGTATCTACGGGCTCGACGAGATCAAGGGCGACGTGAAGATCTACCCGCTGCCGCATATGCCGGTGGTCAAGGACCTGATCCCCGACCTCACGCATTTCTACGCCCAGCATGCCAGCATCATGCCCTGGCTGGAGACCAAGACCAACCGCCCCGAGAAAGAGTGGAAGCAGTCCATCGAGGACCGCAAGAAACTCGACGGCCTCTATGAATGTGTGATGTGCGCGTCGTGCTCGACCGCCTGCCCGAGCTACTGGTGGAACTCTGACCGCTATCTAGGCCCGGCGGCGCTGCTGCACGCCTATCGCTGGATCATCGACAGCCGCGACGAGGCGACGGGCGAGCGTCTGGACGGGCTGGAAGACCCGTTCAAGCTCTATCGCTGCCACACGATCATGAACTGCACCAAGACCTGCCCGAAAGGTCTGAACCCGGCGAAGGCCATCGCCGAGATCAAGAAGATGATGCTGAACCGCGTCGTCTGA
- a CDS encoding calcium-binding protein encodes MADITGTDGNDNGTDAPALIGTQEDDVLNGFAGDDLLQGLGGDDFLSPGAGADTVQAGDGDDQVFVWFADGRGYDLDGGEGFDRLILQPVGPDEYPPTFYFEEAALSGFEQIDLNGNRIRLAPSQLEGITRITGFGPEAELRIAGEGTTDLRNIMIGEDGSGTGRINMLRLPSGSEPGVRYATWDATGAASAWHMSHGENNSYRVHMIGGAGDDTLSAAQGDTVDGGAGDDRILSIGHSSYVADRPYSVISGGDGTDVFVGARFYSYDNGQNGFWYYYDHSRTVFDGVEVLEGGGTFTRAAINDFSSFRFLDTLRITTPGELDLNDRIESIAPRYAWDGELSYKLVIRFVGNAAIGANDFALTDHWVPIRIEMGRGADTIETGIGRDTVISGAGNDTIRSGDGQDRIYAGEGDDFILTWTTENDRADWVRGDSGDDSIETGAGNDLVNGGVGDDTIDGGTGFDTLDGGAGNDVLTGGTSPDDIADLLIGRAGDDLLRGGAGNDQLMGGDHNDTLEGEGGSDTLEGGYGDDLIAGGALSDVIIDGFGMDFINGGFGSDRINLLDDGSADRIFHAGVAGHGSDWIRGFAEEDALVAADGLDASDFIVQRANTAGAGLDAVDELFVSYAPTGQILWALVDGDALTSLTLRIDEVDYDLLA; translated from the coding sequence ATGGCGGATATCACGGGAACAGATGGCAATGACAACGGCACAGACGCGCCGGCGCTGATCGGCACGCAAGAAGACGACGTTCTCAACGGGTTCGCAGGCGACGACTTGCTTCAGGGCCTCGGGGGCGACGACTTTCTCAGCCCCGGTGCCGGAGCGGATACGGTGCAGGCCGGGGACGGCGACGATCAAGTTTTTGTCTGGTTCGCGGATGGCCGCGGCTATGATCTCGACGGTGGCGAGGGTTTCGACCGGTTGATCCTGCAACCTGTCGGCCCGGACGAATATCCGCCTACCTTCTATTTCGAAGAGGCGGCTCTCAGCGGCTTCGAACAGATCGACCTGAACGGCAACCGGATCCGTCTGGCTCCGAGCCAGCTTGAGGGGATCACCCGCATCACCGGGTTCGGTCCCGAAGCCGAGCTTCGGATCGCTGGGGAAGGGACCACCGATCTCCGCAACATCATGATCGGCGAGGATGGCAGCGGGACCGGTCGGATCAACATGCTCCGGTTGCCGTCCGGAAGCGAGCCCGGTGTCCGCTATGCGACATGGGATGCCACAGGCGCTGCATCGGCTTGGCATATGTCGCATGGGGAAAACAACAGTTATCGCGTCCACATGATCGGAGGCGCGGGAGACGACACGCTCTCCGCCGCCCAGGGCGACACGGTCGATGGCGGCGCGGGCGATGATCGGATCTTGTCGATTGGCCACAGCAGCTATGTCGCTGACAGGCCCTACAGCGTGATTTCCGGCGGTGACGGGACGGATGTTTTCGTCGGCGCCCGATTCTATTCCTACGATAACGGTCAAAATGGTTTCTGGTACTACTACGACCACTCGCGGACCGTGTTCGATGGTGTCGAGGTTCTCGAAGGCGGCGGAACCTTCACACGCGCGGCCATTAACGATTTCAGCAGTTTCCGTTTCCTCGATACGCTGCGCATCACGACGCCGGGCGAGCTCGATCTGAACGACCGTATCGAAAGTATCGCGCCGCGCTATGCATGGGACGGAGAGCTTTCCTACAAGTTGGTGATCCGCTTTGTGGGCAACGCGGCGATTGGCGCCAACGACTTCGCTCTGACCGATCACTGGGTGCCGATCCGGATCGAGATGGGACGCGGCGCTGACACAATCGAGACGGGCATCGGCCGTGATACGGTCATAAGCGGCGCGGGCAATGATACGATCCGGTCCGGTGACGGGCAGGATCGGATTTATGCCGGAGAAGGTGACGATTTCATCCTGACCTGGACGACAGAAAACGACCGCGCCGACTGGGTCAGAGGCGATTCCGGCGACGATTCCATCGAGACCGGCGCGGGCAACGATCTGGTCAATGGCGGCGTCGGTGACGACACGATTGACGGGGGCACCGGTTTCGACACGCTTGACGGCGGTGCCGGGAACGATGTGTTGACAGGGGGCACATCGCCCGACGACATCGCGGATCTGCTGATCGGCCGTGCGGGCGACGACCTGCTGCGCGGAGGGGCGGGGAACGACCAGCTGATGGGCGGCGACCACAACGACACGCTCGAAGGCGAAGGCGGCTCAGACACGCTGGAAGGCGGCTATGGTGACGATCTGATTGCGGGCGGAGCGCTGTCCGATGTGATCATCGACGGCTTTGGGATGGATTTCATCAATGGCGGGTTCGGTTCTGACCGGATCAACCTGCTGGACGATGGCAGTGCCGATCGCATTTTCCACGCCGGTGTCGCGGGCCATGGTAGCGACTGGATCCGGGGCTTCGCGGAAGAGGACGCGCTGGTCGCCGCCGATGGGCTCGATGCGTCGGATTTTATCGTTCAGCGGGCCAATACTGCCGGCGCTGGGCTTGATGCGGTCGACGAGCTCTTCGTCAGCTACGCGCCGACCGGTCAGATCCTTTGGGCATTGGTGGATGGCGACGCTCTGACCAGCCTGACGCTGCGGATCGACGAAGTGGACTACGATCTGCTGGCATGA